A window of Rufibacter sp. LB8 contains these coding sequences:
- a CDS encoding beta-N-acetylhexosaminidase has translation MKKLSCFVLSVFFTFLAFSTQAQAINNIIPKPVSFTTTKNKAVTITPQTVIVADAPFKDQAVYLQEQVQKQLGFAPKIVPHIPKVGTYITLAASKAVNKPEMYVLETADRQISIAAQDVPGVVHGIQTLLQLLPLQKSKTVTVSAVKVTDYPRFAYRGMHLDVSRHIFPVEFIKKYIDYLAFHKFNTFHWHLTDDQGWRLQIDSYPKLNQISSYRNSTLIGHFKDTPARYDSIRYGGFYTKDQVRDIVKYAQVRGINVIPEIDIPGHSRAVIAAYPEFSTRPDTTWQVANTWGMYNRQNNVLAPNPATFKFLETVFGEVADLFPSQYIHIGGDETSKKWWKEDPKTQAFMKANNLKDEKELQTYFVKQVAGYLAKKNKRIIGWHEILEGKLDTTAIIMNWGGAKEGIAAAKLKHHVIMSPGKPLYFDAYQSKDPKDSLAIHGYNPVDAVYAFNPVPEELEKQNLGQYIMGAQGNVWTEYIGYPSKVEYMVFPRMTALSEVLWTDPKQKNYEDFKKRLKSNAIPRYNFWNSAYFKNYEQWTIDKEK, from the coding sequence ATGAAAAAACTTTCCTGCTTCGTTCTCTCGGTTTTCTTCACGTTCCTAGCGTTTAGCACTCAGGCGCAGGCCATCAATAACATCATTCCCAAGCCGGTTTCGTTTACAACTACCAAAAACAAAGCGGTGACTATTACGCCGCAGACGGTGATTGTAGCTGATGCGCCCTTCAAAGACCAGGCAGTCTATTTGCAGGAACAAGTACAGAAGCAGTTGGGCTTCGCGCCCAAGATTGTCCCTCACATACCCAAGGTGGGGACGTATATTACATTAGCAGCGTCAAAGGCGGTGAATAAACCAGAAATGTATGTCCTGGAGACCGCTGACCGACAAATCTCTATTGCAGCGCAGGACGTGCCAGGCGTGGTGCACGGCATTCAGACTTTGTTGCAGTTACTGCCCTTGCAGAAATCAAAAACCGTGACAGTGTCGGCGGTAAAGGTGACCGATTACCCACGCTTCGCGTACCGGGGTATGCACTTAGACGTGAGCCGCCACATCTTTCCGGTGGAGTTCATCAAGAAATACATTGACTACCTGGCGTTCCATAAGTTCAACACGTTCCACTGGCACCTCACAGATGACCAGGGCTGGCGCTTGCAGATTGACTCGTACCCCAAACTGAACCAGATAAGCTCTTACCGCAATTCCACCTTGATTGGCCATTTCAAAGACACGCCCGCGCGGTATGACTCCATCCGGTACGGCGGTTTCTACACCAAAGACCAAGTGCGTGACATTGTGAAATATGCGCAGGTGCGGGGCATCAACGTGATTCCGGAGATTGACATTCCGGGCCACAGCCGCGCCGTGATTGCCGCTTACCCAGAATTCAGCACGCGCCCAGACACCACGTGGCAAGTGGCCAACACCTGGGGCATGTACAACCGGCAGAACAATGTGCTGGCACCCAACCCCGCTACGTTCAAGTTTCTGGAGACGGTTTTTGGCGAAGTGGCAGATCTGTTTCCGTCACAATACATTCACATCGGCGGCGATGAAACCAGCAAAAAGTGGTGGAAGGAAGACCCCAAAACGCAGGCATTCATGAAAGCCAACAACCTCAAAGACGAAAAGGAACTGCAAACCTACTTCGTGAAACAGGTGGCGGGTTATCTGGCCAAGAAGAATAAACGCATTATTGGCTGGCATGAAATTCTGGAAGGCAAACTAGACACCACGGCCATCATCATGAACTGGGGCGGCGCCAAAGAAGGCATTGCCGCCGCGAAGTTGAAGCATCACGTGATCATGAGCCCCGGCAAGCCGCTGTACTTTGACGCCTACCAATCCAAAGACCCCAAAGACAGCCTGGCCATTCATGGCTACAACCCCGTAGATGCTGTGTACGCGTTCAACCCGGTGCCCGAAGAACTGGAAAAGCAGAATCTGGGCCAATACATCATGGGCGCGCAAGGCAACGTCTGGACCGAATACATTGGCTATCCGTCTAAAGTGGAGTACATGGTATTCCCGCGCATGACCGCTTTAAGCGAAGTTTTGTGGACCGACCCCAAGCAGAAGAATTACGAAGATTTCAAAAAACGCCTGAAGAGCAACGCCATCCCAAGGTACAATTTCTGGAACAGCGCCTACTTCAAAAACTACGAGCAGTGGACCATTGACAAAGAGAAATAA
- a CDS encoding DUF4142 domain-containing protein: MKTYLTIFCVVALAWGMASCGDSSDSTSVDAAGKHNEKLLESTGKDEKAGWFVAEAASAGMLEAELGRLASSKAQDARVKQYGQLMLDHHTQGNKQLKQIADLKNLITPTSLGEDHQEIYNELMSQSGAAFDKAYMQSMVKSHKETIDRFEQMANEGTDLELKNFAAKTLPMLRAHLEQAEQIEDALEA; the protein is encoded by the coding sequence ATGAAAACATACCTGACCATCTTCTGCGTTGTAGCCCTGGCCTGGGGCATGGCTAGCTGCGGCGACTCCTCAGACTCCACCTCAGTAGACGCCGCCGGCAAGCACAATGAAAAACTGCTGGAAAGCACCGGCAAAGATGAAAAAGCCGGCTGGTTTGTGGCCGAAGCCGCCAGTGCCGGCATGCTGGAGGCCGAACTGGGCCGCTTGGCCAGCAGCAAAGCCCAGGACGCCCGCGTGAAGCAGTACGGCCAACTCATGCTGGACCACCACACCCAAGGCAACAAACAGCTCAAGCAGATTGCTGACCTCAAGAACCTGATCACGCCCACCAGCCTGGGCGAAGACCACCAGGAAATTTACAATGAACTCATGAGCCAAAGCGGCGCGGCCTTTGACAAAGCCTACATGCAGTCTATGGTCAAAAGCCACAAGGAAACCATTGACAGATTTGAGCAGATGGCCAACGAGGGCACCGACCTGGAACTGAAAAACTTCGCCGCCAAAACCTTGCCCATGCTGCGCGCCCACCTAGAGCAAGCGGAGCAAATAGAGGATGCCTTGGAAGCATAA
- a CDS encoding enoyl-CoA hydratase/isomerase family protein yields the protein MPETQLLYTVDNGIATITLNRPEVFNAFDDQQSYELQDALKKVTRDAAVRVVILTGAGRAFCSGQDLKAIAGAEKRSLSESLHKRYNPIIKAMRELPKPIICRLNGVAAGAGCSLALACDYVVASSEASLIEVFINVGLVLDSGSSYFLPRLVGMRKAFELSTLGTKVKAEEALRLGLVNQVVSPEELDAAVQEIAARYASAPTKTIGLMKKMLNKSFESNLDEMLEYEAYCQEIAGNSADYREGVAAFNEKRKPVFKGE from the coding sequence ATGCCAGAAACACAGCTTCTATATACCGTTGACAACGGCATCGCCACCATCACGCTCAACCGCCCCGAGGTCTTCAACGCCTTTGATGACCAGCAAAGTTACGAATTACAGGATGCCCTGAAAAAAGTAACCCGTGACGCCGCCGTGCGCGTGGTCATTCTCACCGGCGCAGGCCGCGCGTTCTGCTCGGGCCAGGACCTGAAAGCCATAGCCGGCGCTGAGAAACGTTCGCTTTCTGAAAGTTTGCACAAACGCTACAATCCCATTATCAAAGCCATGCGTGAACTTCCCAAGCCCATTATCTGCCGCCTGAACGGCGTGGCCGCGGGCGCCGGTTGTTCTTTGGCCCTGGCCTGTGATTACGTGGTAGCGTCTTCTGAGGCCAGCCTTATTGAGGTGTTCATTAACGTAGGTTTGGTGCTGGATTCTGGCTCCTCGTACTTTCTACCACGTTTGGTGGGCATGCGCAAAGCCTTTGAACTAAGCACGCTGGGCACCAAAGTAAAAGCCGAGGAAGCCTTGCGCTTAGGTTTAGTCAACCAAGTAGTTTCCCCCGAGGAACTGGACGCCGCCGTGCAGGAAATAGCCGCCCGCTACGCCAGCGCCCCTACCAAAACCATCGGGCTCATGAAAAAAATGCTGAACAAATCCTTTGAATCTAACCTGGACGAAATGCTGGAATACGAAGCCTATTGCCAGGAAATTGCCGGCAACTCCGCTGATTACCGCGAGGGCGTTGCCGCCTTCAATGAAAAGCGCAAACCCGTTTTCAAAGGCGAGTAA
- a CDS encoding M20/M25/M40 family metallo-hydrolase produces MNKTFTFLLGAAFLAVPSFAQTAEPLDAAVVEKIRQEGLNNSKVMELAFYLTDVNGPRLSGSTGLAKANQWTKEKLASFGLVNATIEPWGTFGKGWEVEKSYVALSKPYYQPMIGSPKAWTPGTNGAVKGQVVVVKAATEADLAQYAGKLKGKIVMMEVTNPIKTTFAADGSRYTEDQLQKLAEPVQAAPNRAPMTPEQQNAMRARRALMTKMSEMFKSEGAVAIFSGRSGAHGTFFTSNGASYAVDAPAALPEFEMALEDLARMSRLVAAGIPVEVEMESKTRFLTEDPQGYNVIAEIPGTDKKLKSEIVMLGGHIDSWHAATGATDNAAGVAVMMEAVRIIKALNLQPKRTIRIALWGGEEQGLFGSRGYVKKHIGDPQTMKLMPAHANISAYYNLDNGTGKIRGIYTQGNEAVAPLFTEWLKPFHSLGATTVTNRNTGGTDHQSFDAVGIPGFQFIQDAIEYNTRTHHTNMDTYDRLQADDLKQASVIVASFVYQSAIRKDKLPRKALPAPRPPQS; encoded by the coding sequence ATGAACAAAACCTTTACTTTTCTGTTAGGGGCTGCCTTTCTGGCCGTTCCATCTTTTGCCCAAACCGCTGAGCCGCTAGACGCCGCCGTGGTGGAGAAAATCCGTCAGGAGGGGCTCAACAACTCCAAAGTGATGGAGTTGGCTTTTTACCTCACAGACGTGAACGGCCCGCGCCTGTCGGGTTCTACCGGTCTGGCCAAAGCCAACCAGTGGACCAAAGAGAAACTGGCTTCCTTCGGGTTGGTCAACGCCACCATTGAGCCTTGGGGAACCTTCGGCAAAGGCTGGGAAGTGGAGAAATCTTACGTTGCGCTCTCTAAACCGTATTACCAGCCCATGATAGGCTCGCCCAAGGCTTGGACGCCCGGCACCAACGGCGCAGTCAAAGGCCAAGTGGTGGTGGTGAAAGCCGCCACCGAAGCAGATCTGGCGCAGTACGCCGGAAAACTCAAAGGCAAAATTGTGATGATGGAAGTGACCAACCCCATCAAAACCACCTTTGCGGCCGACGGAAGCCGTTACACCGAGGACCAACTACAGAAATTAGCGGAGCCGGTACAGGCCGCGCCCAACCGCGCGCCCATGACGCCCGAGCAGCAGAACGCCATGCGCGCCCGCCGGGCCTTAATGACCAAAATGAGCGAAATGTTCAAGTCTGAAGGTGCCGTGGCCATTTTCTCCGGAAGATCTGGTGCCCACGGTACGTTCTTCACCAGCAATGGTGCTTCTTACGCCGTAGATGCGCCCGCCGCGTTGCCGGAGTTTGAGATGGCCCTGGAAGATTTGGCCCGCATGAGCCGCCTAGTGGCTGCTGGTATTCCGGTGGAAGTGGAGATGGAAAGCAAAACCCGTTTCTTAACTGAAGACCCACAAGGCTACAACGTGATTGCTGAAATTCCGGGCACCGATAAGAAACTGAAGTCTGAGATTGTGATGCTGGGCGGCCATATTGACTCCTGGCACGCCGCCACTGGCGCCACTGACAATGCTGCTGGTGTGGCCGTGATGATGGAAGCCGTTCGTATTATCAAAGCTCTTAATTTACAGCCGAAGCGTACCATCAGAATTGCCCTTTGGGGTGGTGAGGAGCAAGGTTTGTTCGGGTCACGCGGATACGTGAAAAAGCACATCGGCGACCCGCAGACCATGAAACTGATGCCTGCCCACGCCAACATTTCGGCCTACTATAACTTAGACAACGGTACCGGCAAAATCAGAGGCATCTACACCCAGGGCAACGAAGCCGTAGCACCATTGTTCACCGAGTGGCTGAAGCCGTTCCATTCTTTAGGCGCTACTACCGTGACCAACCGCAACACCGGCGGCACCGACCACCAGTCGTTTGACGCGGTGGGCATCCCCGGTTTCCAGTTCATTCAGGACGCCATTGAGTACAACACCCGCACGCACCACACCAACATGGACACCTATGACCGCCTGCAGGCTGATGACCTTAAACAAGCATCGGTGATTGTGGCCTCGTTTGTGTACCAAAGCGCCATCAGAAAAGATAAACTGCCGCGCAAAGCGTTGCCAGCCCCAAGACCTCCGCAGTCTTAA